A window of Silurus meridionalis isolate SWU-2019-XX chromosome 28, ASM1480568v1, whole genome shotgun sequence contains these coding sequences:
- the LOC124381140 gene encoding CD209 antigen-like protein C yields the protein MEMNRIYVNAEVTAHSRVNYRDTENLYEDIHVNEDNLETHQSKILQQAENSGINQAQNTCYRVTTVCLLLLCILLLTAVIMVWMKFNILHTEKDQLQKQKVEFQKTVNDIVALYKATWKSFNSSIYYISTEKKNWTESRVDCRGRRADLVIINSLEEQEFLLKHLGRNRAWLGLSDRDTEGEWKWVDGTPLTTAYWREGEPNNERDEDCAEIWGISNRKGWNDMPCWHKQLWVCEKKYF from the exons ATGGAGATGAACAGGATTTATGTAAATGCAGAAGTTACAGCACACAGTAGAGTGAATTACAGGGACACTGAGAACTTGTATGAAGATATTCATGTGAATGAAGACAATCTGGAGACCCACCAGTCTAAAATCCTTCAGCAAGCTGAGAACTCAG GAATTAATCAAGCACAGAATACATGTTACAGAGTGACTACAGTGTGTTTGCTGCTGCTCTGCATTCTCCTGCTGACTGCTGTAATAATGGTATGGATGAAATTCAACATCCTTCATACAGAAAAGGACCAATTACAGAAGCAAAAAGTTGAATTTCAGAAGACTGTAAATGATATTG TTGCACTTTACAAAGCGACGTGGAAATCCTTCAACTCCAGCATTTACTACATTTCTACTGAGAAGAAAAACTGGACTGAGAGCAGAGTGGACTGCAGAGGGAGAAGAGCGGACCTGGTGATCATAAACAGTCTGGAGGAAcag GAGTTTCTCCTGAAACATCTGGGGAGGAATCGGGCTTGGCTTGGTCTGAGTGACAGGGACACAGAGGGAGAGTGGAAATGGGTGGATGGTACACCTCTAACCACTGC GTACTGGCGTGAGGGGGAACCAAATAATGAGAGGGATGAAGATTGTGCTGAGATTTGGGGTATTTCCAATAGGAAGGGCTGGAATGATATGCCATGCTGGCATAAGCAATTATGGGTCTGtgagaaaaaatatttctag